The following coding sequences lie in one Isoptericola variabilis 225 genomic window:
- the rplN gene encoding 50S ribosomal protein L14 produces the protein MIQQESRLRVADNTGAKEILCIRVLGGSGRRYAGIGDTIVATVKDAIPGGNVKKGDVVKAVVVRTAKERRRPDGSYIKFDENAAVILKNDGEPRGTRIFGPVGRELRDKRFMKIISLAPEVL, from the coding sequence ATGATCCAGCAGGAGTCGCGACTTCGGGTCGCCGACAACACGGGTGCCAAGGAGATCCTCTGCATCCGCGTTCTCGGTGGGTCGGGTCGCCGCTACGCCGGTATCGGCGACACCATCGTCGCCACCGTCAAGGACGCGATCCCGGGCGGCAACGTGAAGAAGGGCGACGTCGTCAAGGCGGTCGTCGTCCGGACCGCCAAGGAGCGCCGCCGTCCTGACGGTTCCTACATCAAGTTCGACGAGAACGCCGCCGTGATCCTGAAGAACGACGGCGAGCCTCGCGGCACCCGTATCTTCGGCCCGGTCGGCCGTGAGCTGCGCGACAAGCGGTTCATGAAGATCATCTCGCTGGCCCCGGAGGTGCTCTGA
- the rplX gene encoding 50S ribosomal protein L24, translated as MAKIKKGDQVIVIAGRDKGKTGRVLEVLTDSDRVVVEGVQRVTKHVKAGQTARGTRTGGIETVEAPIHVSNVMLVDPETKKPTRVGFRTEQVERDGRTRTVRVRYAKRSGKDI; from the coding sequence ATGGCGAAGATCAAGAAGGGCGACCAGGTGATCGTCATCGCCGGTCGCGACAAGGGCAAGACGGGCCGCGTGCTCGAGGTCCTCACGGACTCCGACCGCGTCGTGGTCGAGGGTGTCCAGCGCGTCACGAAGCACGTCAAGGCCGGCCAGACGGCTCGCGGCACCCGCACGGGTGGCATCGAGACGGTCGAGGCGCCGATCCACGTGTCCAACGTGATGCTGGTCGACCCGGAGACCAAGAAGCCCACGCGCGTCGGTTTCCGCACCGAGCAGGTCGAGCGTGACGGCCGTACCCGCACGGTCCGCGTGCGCTACGCCAAGCGTTCCGGGAAGGACATCTGA
- the rplE gene encoding 50S ribosomal protein L5 has protein sequence MTETTVEAPALPRLKQKYREEILPALREEFGHSNVHEVAGLTKIVVNMGVGDAAKDSKLIEGAIRDLTAITGQKPQVTKARKSIAQFKLREGMPIGAHVTLRGDRMWEFLDRLLSIALPRIRDFRGLSPKQFDGHGNYTFGLTEQSMFHEIDQDKIDRVRGMDITIVTTATTDDEGRSLLRRLGFPFKEN, from the coding sequence ATGACCGAGACCACTGTCGAGGCCCCGGCCCTGCCGCGCCTCAAGCAGAAGTACCGCGAGGAGATCCTCCCGGCCCTCCGCGAGGAGTTCGGCCACTCGAACGTCCACGAGGTCGCCGGTCTGACGAAGATCGTCGTCAACATGGGTGTCGGTGACGCCGCCAAGGACTCGAAGCTCATCGAGGGCGCGATCCGCGACCTGACCGCGATCACCGGTCAGAAGCCGCAGGTCACCAAGGCCCGCAAGTCCATCGCGCAGTTCAAGCTGCGCGAGGGCATGCCGATCGGTGCGCACGTCACCCTCCGGGGCGACCGCATGTGGGAGTTCCTCGACCGCCTGCTGTCGATCGCGCTGCCGCGCATCCGCGACTTCCGCGGCCTGTCGCCCAAGCAGTTCGACGGCCACGGGAACTACACGTTCGGTCTGACGGAGCAGTCGATGTTCCACGAGATCGACCAGGACAAGATCGATCGCGTCCGCGGCATGGACATCACGATCGTGACGACGGCGACGACCGACGACGAGGGCCGCTCCCTGCTGCGCCGTCTCGGCTTCCCCTTCAAGGAGAACTGA